The genome window ATCCAGGCTGAATGATCAATCTGTTAGATTGCTTTTCCGCATGAACGAGTGGAGAGATGGTTCTCAACACTCTGTTGCTGGGTTGTGAGTTCTGTTCTGCTGTTTGTGCTCAGCAACATTCCTACTTGATTTCTGAACTTGTATTCTTCTTCTTGTTCTCAAACATTCTTTCTCTCACTTCAGATAGATAGATTGTTGCTTATCCATACACCAACCAcatgtctcttctctcctccacctctcctctcctccatctctcatcacctctcctctccacctcctttcctctcctccacctttcCAGCCCTCCACTCTAAATGTCTGTTGACATTTGAAAAGCTCAAAGAGTCCCAGAATCGGGTCATCATCAAGGTCGGTCGTCAGGGAAACCCTCCACACTTCCCCCCTCACGAGGAGATGCAGATGGGCTTGCCGTTCTTATCGTACTGGTATACCAGCATCTTGATGCAGTGGGAGTTGGCAGGGGAGATCCAGGGGCTACTAGTGATAGAGAAGTTGTGTCCAGCGTAGAACGGCGGCGGCTGCTTACGGCATCGGAACAACGTCCGGAGAACAGTGGCTGCCATGGTCCGGAAACGCTTGCTGATGAAACAGTAGAGAAAGAAGTTGACCCCGGTGTTGAGGAGAGCTAGCATGTTCGCCACATCGGTTAGGAGGTGCAGAAGGCGGGCGGGACCCGGGGACGCCGGCGGAGCCGTGTACAGGTGGTAAAGGATCACGATGGTGCGTGGTGCCCAGAGGACGGCAAACACGGAAGTGATGGCGAGCAGGATGGCGGTGGTCTTGCCCGTGGAGTAGCCGCGCAGGCGGAAGCAGCTGCGACGACGCTGGAGCTTTCTGACGATCATTGCATTGAGGGAGAAGAAGACGGAGCAGGGGAGGAGATAGACAGTCGCGCAGTGCACCCAGACTAGCACATGCTGCGCAGCACTACTACTACTCCCCCTTCCTCCACTTCCTGTACCACCTCCAGGTAAACCATGCCACAGCTCAGGCCACCAGTAGTAAGGCGCCGCAGACACCAAACACCCCATATAGACGCCCATGATGACCCGCCGTGTGCGGGCCGGGTAGGAAACGCTATGATACTTCAACGGGTGACAGACTGCAATATAACGGTCAACGGTCAAGGGGACAGTGATCCAGAtggaggtgtggatggaggaGAACTCCAGGACCTGGACTGCCTTGttgagggaggggggaaggggcGCACCCAAAATGAAGTCCTCCAATATGAAGTCGACGAAGACGATGAGCAGGAGGACCAGGATGTCAGCGGCGGCGAGCGCCAGAAGGTAGTTATAGGAGGACTTCTGACGCCGTAACACCAGCTGGGAGAGGATGATGACAGTGAGTATGTTGGCtggatgagggggagggggaaggttATGAGGGTGACACAAGGGAATAGGTTTGGGAGATGAAGGAGGGGGGAAGGGATAGGATGGGGAGGCACAGATGGGTGGTTTATGGAGGGaatgaaaggagagaagaggagaggaggagagtggtcgAGAAATTGAATAGGTGAGAGTTGAGAAAGGAAgacgagagggagagatagaaagcaGAGTGGAAACAAGTTGTTGCAACGAAAGAAAGGAACGGATGTGAGGGGGGAGAGTATGAGCCAAGGGTCAGATATATGGGGAGatgaatggagacagagatagaaaggagaggaaagtgATGGGGAAATTACATGAGAGGAAAAGCATGGAAGTGAAGAAAAAATAATGATGAGAGGTTGAAATTGAAGGTGGAATGAAAACGGGTTATGCCAAAGGAaaatgaaagagagaggaagagagttaGTTTTACTGGGGAGGTCATTGACAAGGAACAACACTCattcagccaatcagaaacagCACACACTCTACCTATATAGAGCACACCCAtgtacatgcacatacacacacacgtctacACAAAGTTTAATTTGTCTTCCATTTATTGGCGTAAAGAGAACCAAATAACAACCCTTTACATAACCCTAACaagtgttgtgttcgagaccacTTAAAGCGAGACTGATTAAAGACCAAATCAAATCTGAGTCAAGACCAAAGAACAGAGGAgggcgagaccgagtcaagactgaGTTCTGGAGGGGGACAAGGGTTCCGTgacgagtcaagaccgagaccagaaaAAGTTCAATTTCAAGACTATGTTGTAAATTTTACAAATCACCACCATAGTAAGAGTTCTAAATGAGTATTATAACGAAGGAACATTGGATAAACCCTTTCAAACTTTCTcagctagttggccgtcaaaattgcactgataaacgatggggaattgtagcctccTAGTCCTTCTGCAgattgcctgccaatgcatgcttgtcccaaccaagcacccaagctaactggctaaaattGGCT of Salmo trutta chromosome 1, fSalTru1.1, whole genome shotgun sequence contains these proteins:
- the LOC115206222 gene encoding probable G-protein coupled receptor 139 isoform X2 gives rise to the protein MEHSHIFTLLSPPNSSAWSPGQQPADTPQGCPLGPLPVIYYSALLCLGLPVANILTVIILSQLVLRRQKSSYNYLLALAAADILVLLLIVFVDFILEDFILGAPLPPSLNKAVQVLEFSSIHTSIWITVPLTVDRYIAVCHPLKYHSVSYPARTRRVIMGVYMGCLVSAAPYYWWPELWHGLPGGGTGSGGRGSSSSAAQHVLVWVHCATVYLLPCSVFFSLNAMIVRKLQRRRSCFRLRGYSTGKTTAILLAITSVFAVLWAPRTIVILYHLYTAPPASPGPARLLHLLTDVANMLALLNTGVNFFLYCFISKRFRTMAATVLRTLFRCRKQPPPFYAGHNFSITSSPWISPANSHCIKMLVYQYDKNGKPICISS
- the LOC115206222 gene encoding probable G-protein coupled receptor 139 isoform X3; protein product: MEHSHIFTLLSPPNSSAWSPGQQPADTPQGCPLGPLPVIYYSALLCLGLPEANILTVIILSQLVLRRQKSSYNYLLALAAADILVLLLIVFVDFILEDFILGAPLPPSLNKAVQVLEFSSIHTSIWITVPLTVDRYIAVCHPLKYHSVSYPARTRRVIMGVYMGCLVSAAPYYWWPELWHGLPGGGTGSGGRGSSSSAAQHVLVWVHCATVYLLPCSVFFSLNAMIVRKLQRRRSCFRLRGYSTGKTTAILLAITSVFAVLWAPRTIVILYHLYTAPPASPGPARLLHLLTDVANMLALLNTGVNFFLYCFISKRFRTMAATVLRTLFRCRKQPPPFYAGHNFSITSSPWISPANSHCIKMLVYQYDKNGKPICISS
- the LOC115206222 gene encoding probable G-protein coupled receptor 139 isoform X1 gives rise to the protein MEHSHIFTLLSPPNSSAWSPGQQPADTPQGCPLGPLPVIYYSALLCLGLPANILTVIILSQLVLRRQKSSYNYLLALAAADILVLLLIVFVDFILEDFILGAPLPPSLNKAVQVLEFSSIHTSIWITVPLTVDRYIAVCHPLKYHSVSYPARTRRVIMGVYMGCLVSAAPYYWWPELWHGLPGGGTGSGGRGSSSSAAQHVLVWVHCATVYLLPCSVFFSLNAMIVRKLQRRRSCFRLRGYSTGKTTAILLAITSVFAVLWAPRTIVILYHLYTAPPASPGPARLLHLLTDVANMLALLNTGVNFFLYCFISKRFRTMAATVLRTLFRCRKQPPPFYAGHNFSITSSPWISPANSHCIKMLVYQYDKNGKPICISS